In Flavobacteriaceae bacterium, the following proteins share a genomic window:
- a CDS encoding glycosyl hydrolase yields MKHKLFFLFLCIGLLFSETLFSQVDSNIFKNLNFRFIGPEGNRAIAIAGVPGDPMINYIGAASGGLWKTTDGGVSWSSIFDDQDVSSIGSIAIAPSNPDIVWVGTGETFLIRPAHAMGDGIYKSEDAGKTWARMGLEKTGRIGRVIVHPTNPKIVYAAALGHGHGPQQDRGIYKTTDAGKNWKRILFIDENTGASDIAIDPKNPDRLLVGMWSLHINTWGLNSGGSGGGIYRSRDGGETWDNMSTKGLPGGEDHPVGKTAVAIAASSPNIIYALFEIDSPALYRSEDFGETWTLMTRNHDINERAPYYTRMAVSPNNPDEIYFLNVKFIVSKDGGKTIKGNYSAGGDNHDMWIDPTNPDRMMVAHDGCASISLNHGKTYQRVVLPIAQMYHVATDTQIPYNVYGNRQDGYSYRGPSNSLQGYIPLGLWEGVGGCESGFAQPDPFDNNIVWSGCYDGGLERYDARTGHAQDIRVWPEAGYGWAPEDLKYRWYWSFPLAFSPHVKHRVYVGSQYVHKTDDDGKSWQAISPDLTLNNKAHQQSSGGIATDNLMTFDASVLISIQESKLEAGLIWTGSNDGQVHITRDYGENWENVTKNIKNLPEFGKISNIEISRYKKGTAYITVDLNQMGDFNPYAYKTSDYGQTWKMISHTVPKSVHSYAHVIKEDPKKEGLLYLGVDNGLYISHDDGSNWMRLRNNLPPSPVYWLDVQEQFDDLVIGTYGRGYYILDNIAPIRDYVAEAKNKKVHLFGLRPAYRFHDKQAIKTDGPSLSSGTNPAYGADINYFLKDSTDAKVEIQILSGNDEVIRTLKGSGKQGINRVMWDLRYEPTYKPRLRSTPPGRPWVQLNGEGWRPLVTWDLDLFRGQLGPKAIPDNYKVKLIINNKEYIQEVTVLKDPNSTGTLEDIKTQVDFSLELRDAMNLAVNMINTIEVIRSELTETLPKLKKTQDIAKAKQLLSQAESIASALYDIHLTGAREDAFRSPMKLYGRLSALASDITGHGIDFKPTEQQREVYTIFDKRLKNASQRFEIFIDDEVEKLNKQLKKSRLKIVLDKKIKS; encoded by the coding sequence ATGAAACACAAACTATTTTTTCTATTCTTATGCATAGGGTTACTTTTTTCTGAAACCCTTTTTTCACAAGTTGATAGTAACATTTTTAAAAACCTAAACTTCAGATTTATTGGGCCTGAAGGCAATCGTGCTATTGCTATTGCTGGTGTTCCGGGAGATCCAATGATAAATTATATTGGCGCAGCTTCAGGTGGATTATGGAAAACAACAGATGGAGGCGTATCGTGGAGTTCTATTTTTGACGATCAAGACGTCTCTTCCATAGGATCTATAGCTATCGCACCTAGTAACCCAGATATTGTTTGGGTAGGTACTGGCGAAACATTTTTAATTCGCCCGGCACATGCTATGGGAGATGGAATTTACAAATCTGAAGATGCAGGAAAGACCTGGGCACGAATGGGACTGGAAAAAACAGGTCGTATTGGCCGTGTTATAGTACATCCAACAAATCCTAAAATTGTTTATGCTGCTGCTTTAGGGCATGGGCATGGTCCACAACAAGATAGAGGTATATATAAAACTACAGATGCTGGGAAAAACTGGAAACGCATTTTGTTTATAGACGAAAATACAGGCGCATCAGATATTGCAATAGATCCTAAAAACCCTGATCGTCTTTTAGTAGGCATGTGGTCTTTACATATTAATACTTGGGGACTTAATAGTGGTGGCTCTGGAGGTGGTATTTACCGATCTCGAGATGGTGGAGAAACATGGGATAATATGTCTACAAAAGGACTCCCTGGAGGGGAAGACCATCCAGTTGGAAAAACAGCAGTAGCGATAGCAGCATCAAGCCCAAATATTATTTATGCGCTTTTTGAAATTGATAGCCCAGCGTTATATCGTTCAGAAGATTTTGGAGAAACGTGGACCTTAATGACCCGTAATCACGATATTAATGAGCGTGCACCCTATTACACACGTATGGCAGTATCACCAAATAATCCTGACGAAATTTACTTTTTAAATGTAAAGTTTATCGTGTCCAAAGATGGTGGGAAAACAATTAAAGGGAATTATAGCGCAGGAGGTGATAATCACGATATGTGGATAGATCCAACCAACCCAGATCGTATGATGGTTGCTCACGATGGCTGTGCTAGTATTAGTTTAAATCACGGAAAAACCTACCAACGTGTCGTATTGCCCATTGCACAAATGTATCACGTAGCTACAGATACTCAAATCCCTTATAATGTATATGGTAATCGACAAGATGGTTACTCATATAGAGGTCCAAGCAATAGTTTACAGGGCTATATTCCGTTGGGATTATGGGAAGGAGTTGGAGGTTGCGAAAGCGGCTTTGCACAACCAGATCCGTTTGATAATAATATTGTTTGGTCAGGCTGTTACGATGGCGGTTTAGAGCGTTATGATGCACGAACAGGTCATGCACAAGACATTCGTGTATGGCCAGAGGCAGGCTATGGGTGGGCGCCGGAAGATTTAAAATACCGATGGTATTGGAGTTTTCCGTTAGCATTTTCACCACATGTAAAACATCGTGTGTATGTGGGAAGCCAATATGTACATAAAACTGACGATGATGGTAAGAGCTGGCAAGCGATTAGCCCAGACCTGACACTTAATAATAAAGCACACCAACAAAGCTCTGGAGGGATTGCAACAGATAATTTAATGACTTTTGATGCTTCAGTTCTTATTTCTATTCAAGAATCTAAGTTAGAAGCAGGATTAATCTGGACAGGAAGTAACGATGGTCAAGTACACATAACAAGAGATTATGGTGAAAACTGGGAGAATGTTACTAAAAATATCAAGAACCTTCCAGAATTTGGAAAGATCTCCAATATAGAAATTTCACGGTATAAAAAAGGAACAGCTTACATTACGGTAGATTTAAACCAGATGGGAGATTTTAACCCTTATGCTTATAAAACAAGTGATTATGGGCAAACATGGAAAATGATCAGTCATACGGTTCCTAAATCTGTACATAGCTATGCACATGTCATTAAAGAAGACCCTAAAAAAGAAGGGCTTTTATATTTAGGAGTAGATAATGGCTTGTATATAAGTCATGACGATGGTAGTAACTGGATGCGATTAAGAAATAATTTGCCACCATCACCAGTATATTGGTTAGATGTTCAAGAGCAGTTTGATGATTTGGTAATAGGTACCTATGGACGTGGCTACTATATTCTAGACAATATTGCTCCAATTAGAGATTATGTGGCCGAAGCAAAAAACAAGAAAGTACATTTATTCGGATTACGCCCAGCCTATCGTTTTCATGATAAGCAAGCGATAAAAACAGATGGACCAAGTTTAAGTTCAGGAACTAATCCTGCTTATGGAGCGGATATTAATTATTTTTTAAAAGACTCTACTGATGCTAAGGTAGAGATCCAAATATTATCTGGTAATGATGAGGTAATTCGTACTCTAAAAGGTTCAGGAAAACAAGGTATTAACCGTGTCATGTGGGATTTACGATATGAACCTACCTATAAACCACGATTACGAAGCACACCACCAGGGCGCCCTTGGGTACAATTAAATGGTGAAGGTTGGAGACCATTAGTCACTTGGGATTTAGATCTGTTTAGAGGGCAGTTAGGGCCAAAAGCAATTCCAGATAATTATAAAGTGAAATTGATAATCAATAATAAAGAATACATACAAGAAGTAACGGTTTTAAAAGATCCGAATTCTACAGGAACCCTTGAAGATATTAAAACTCAGGTTGATTTTTCTTTAGAATTACGTGACGCAATGAATTTAGCCGTAAATATGATCAACACTATTGAAGTGATTCGTAGTGAGCTCACAGAAACATTACCTAAATTAAAGAAAACACAAGATATTGCAAAAGCAAAACAACTCTTATCACAGGCAGAATCTATTGCCAGTGCATTATACGATATTCATTTAACGGGAGCTCGAGAAGATGCGTTTAGATCCCCTATGAAACTTTATGGTCGTTTAAGTGCTTTGGCAAGTGATATTACTGGCCATGGTATAGACTTTAAACCTACAGAGCAACAACGAGAAGTATACACTATTTTTGATAAACGCTTAAAAAATGCAAGTCAGCGTTTTGAAATTTTTATAGATGATGAGGTTGAAAAACTTAACAAACAGTTAAAAAAGAGTAGACTAAAAATTGTGTTAGATAAAAAGATAAAATCTTAA
- a CDS encoding aminopeptidase P family protein — protein MKYHPIDNALFIKNRKKFTAQMQPNSIAIFNSNDIYPISADSTMPFEQHRDIFYLSGVDQEESVLVLFPDAPQEKHREILFLKETNDLIAVWEGEKLTKETALKTAGIKTVYWLQDLEKVLFEIMSQCETVYINTNEHYRASVETETREDRFTKWLKDKYPAHRVAKSNPILQRLRSVKEPSELELIQKACDITEKGFRRILNFVKPDVWEYEIEAEFMHEFLRNRSKKFAYTPIIASGNNANVLHYIENNGQCKTGDLILLDVGAEYANYSSDMSRTIPVSGRFSKRQKEVYNAVNRVKNAATKLLVPGTIWADYHIEVGKLMTSELLGLGLLDKVDVQNENPDWPAYKKYFMHGTSHHMGLDTHDYGILTEPMQDNMVFTVEPGIYIPEEGFGIRLEDDVVIQKQGEPFNLMRNIPIEAEEIEDLMNS, from the coding sequence ATGAAATATCATCCTATCGATAATGCATTATTTATTAAAAATCGCAAAAAGTTTACAGCTCAAATGCAACCTAATTCCATCGCGATATTTAACTCCAATGATATTTACCCTATAAGTGCAGATAGTACCATGCCTTTTGAGCAGCATCGTGATATATTTTATTTAAGTGGTGTTGATCAAGAGGAAAGTGTTTTAGTACTTTTTCCTGACGCACCTCAAGAAAAACATCGTGAGATTTTATTTTTAAAAGAAACCAATGATCTCATTGCAGTTTGGGAAGGTGAAAAACTTACTAAAGAAACTGCTTTAAAAACTGCTGGTATTAAAACGGTATATTGGTTACAGGATTTAGAAAAAGTATTATTTGAAATTATGTCGCAATGCGAAACGGTTTATATTAATACTAATGAACATTACAGAGCATCTGTAGAAACTGAAACTCGAGAAGATCGTTTTACAAAATGGTTAAAAGATAAATACCCCGCACATCGTGTTGCAAAAAGCAATCCTATTTTACAGCGTTTGCGCTCTGTAAAAGAGCCATCGGAATTAGAATTAATTCAAAAAGCTTGTGATATTACTGAAAAAGGGTTTCGTCGTATTTTAAATTTTGTAAAACCTGATGTTTGGGAATACGAAATTGAAGCCGAGTTTATGCATGAGTTTTTACGAAATCGCTCTAAAAAATTCGCTTATACTCCAATTATCGCTTCTGGCAATAATGCCAATGTATTACATTATATTGAAAATAACGGACAATGTAAAACTGGGGATTTAATACTACTAGATGTTGGTGCTGAGTATGCAAATTATTCGTCAGATATGTCTCGTACAATTCCTGTTTCAGGACGTTTTTCTAAAAGACAAAAAGAAGTTTATAACGCTGTGAATCGTGTAAAAAATGCAGCAACCAAATTATTAGTTCCAGGAACAATTTGGGCCGATTACCATATTGAAGTAGGTAAATTAATGACTTCAGAATTGTTAGGATTAGGCCTATTAGATAAAGTAGATGTACAAAATGAGAACCCAGATTGGCCAGCATACAAAAAATATTTTATGCACGGAACTTCTCACCATATGGGATTAGACACTCATGATTATGGTATTTTAACTGAGCCCATGCAAGATAATATGGTGTTTACTGTAGAGCCTGGAATTTATATTCCTGAGGAAGGTTTTGGTATTCGTTTAGAAGATGATGTCGTTATTCAAAAACAAGGAGAGCCTTTTAATTTAATGCGAAATATTCCTATTGAAGCAGAAGAGATAGAAGATTTAATGAATTCTTAA
- a CDS encoding cytochrome-c peroxidase gives MRKFLLGFLILGIFTSCVYDDYTPVVGLDAELTEVLNTVSNGQGLSYFVLPDSDDFSSIPQDPLNPITEEKVALGKLLLHETALGSEPKTSGMEYQYVCASCHPVAGGFKPGRRQGIGEGGMGFGNGGEGRIINPNVPLDSVDIQAVRPPALLNLAYQDVMLWNGQFGGTGTNAGTEASWGEIPINFLGFQGIEVQAIESQGTHRLVIDENFVDTFGYRAMFDAAFPDVDEHERYTAETGGLAIAAFNRTLLANKAPWQDYLKGDVNALSDTEKKGALVFFGNGRCFECHTGPALKDKGFYAFGMGDFDVSGETVVLDAINFDEVKKGRGAFTNKSEDDYKFKTPTLYNLVDGNFFGHGGTFTSIRDVIVYKNNGVPQNSDVPTNNLASQFGRFNLTEQEIDDLTAFIENSLRDPDLIRYVPDAVNSGYCFPNNDPQSQIDLDCN, from the coding sequence ATGAGAAAGTTTTTATTAGGATTCCTGATCCTAGGAATCTTTACATCTTGTGTTTATGATGATTATACTCCAGTGGTAGGTTTAGATGCGGAACTAACAGAAGTACTTAATACTGTTTCTAATGGGCAAGGCTTGTCTTATTTTGTTTTACCTGATAGTGATGATTTTTCGAGCATACCGCAAGACCCATTAAATCCAATTACGGAAGAGAAGGTTGCATTAGGTAAACTATTGTTACATGAAACAGCTTTAGGAAGTGAACCTAAAACTAGCGGTATGGAATACCAATATGTTTGCGCTTCTTGTCACCCGGTAGCGGGAGGATTTAAGCCAGGTAGGAGACAAGGTATAGGAGAAGGTGGTATGGGCTTTGGAAATGGTGGAGAAGGAAGAATCATTAATCCAAATGTCCCATTAGACTCTGTCGATATCCAGGCAGTTAGACCTCCAGCTTTATTAAATCTGGCATATCAAGATGTAATGTTATGGAATGGTCAATTTGGTGGAACTGGTACTAATGCCGGAACTGAAGCTAGCTGGGGAGAAATACCTATAAATTTCCTTGGATTTCAAGGGATCGAAGTTCAGGCAATAGAAAGTCAAGGGACTCACAGATTGGTAATTGATGAGAATTTTGTAGACACATTTGGATATAGAGCTATGTTTGATGCTGCTTTTCCTGATGTTGATGAGCACGAAAGATATACAGCAGAAACAGGAGGTTTGGCAATAGCAGCTTTTAACAGAACACTATTAGCTAATAAAGCACCTTGGCAAGATTACCTTAAGGGAGATGTTAATGCACTTAGTGATACAGAGAAAAAAGGAGCTCTTGTGTTTTTTGGTAATGGTAGATGTTTTGAATGTCATACAGGCCCTGCTTTAAAAGATAAAGGTTTTTATGCATTTGGAATGGGAGATTTTGATGTTTCAGGAGAAACAGTAGTGCTTGATGCTATTAATTTTGATGAGGTAAAAAAAGGAAGAGGAGCCTTTACAAATAAGTCAGAGGACGATTATAAATTTAAAACACCTACACTCTATAATTTGGTAGATGGTAATTTTTTTGGACACGGAGGCACTTTTACTTCAATAAGAGATGTTATAGTCTATAAAAATAACGGAGTGCCTCAAAATAGTGATGTACCTACTAATAACCTAGCATCCCAATTTGGAAGATTTAATTTAACAGAACAAGAGATAGATGATTTAACTGCTTTTATAGAAAACAGTTTAAGAGACCCAGATCTTATCCGGTATGTTCCAGATGCAGTTAATTCAGGGTATTGTTTTCCTAATAACGACCCTCAATCACAAATCGATTTAGATTGTAATTAA
- a CDS encoding aspartate kinase: protein MQVLKFGGTSVGSIENIQNVKNIINDGDKKIIVLSAMSGTTNALVSIANHIENNTPNQAIDGIKILHESYYSTINELLIDTALNDEARTYINTVFDFLTQATYKEYSELLANIIVAQGELLSTFIFNCYLRQEGINSALLPALEFMRIDKTKEPDFFYIKQNFASVLNKTEEATIYITQGFICLDEHGETSNLQRGGSDYTATIIGAVIKAEEVQIWTDIDGMHNNDPRHVSNTSPISNLSYDEAAELAYFGAKILHPQTVTPVRADNIPVRLKNTMNPNAYGTLINNEYSENGIKAIAAKDNITAIKIKSGRMLLAHGFLKKVFEIFETYETSIDMITTSEIAISLTIDDASNLDKIIPELEKFASIEVDKNQSIVCLVGHSVVNHQDTFKLFQILQDVKIRMISYGGSNNNISLLIPTEEKVSTLQKLQDYIFKLVN, encoded by the coding sequence GCGCTGGTCTCTATTGCAAATCATATAGAAAACAATACTCCTAATCAAGCTATAGATGGAATAAAGATACTTCACGAATCGTATTACTCTACTATTAATGAGCTTTTAATAGATACTGCTTTAAATGATGAAGCAAGAACCTATATTAATACAGTATTCGATTTTTTAACACAAGCAACTTATAAAGAGTATTCAGAATTATTAGCAAACATAATTGTTGCTCAAGGAGAATTACTATCAACATTTATTTTTAATTGTTATTTGCGTCAAGAAGGTATTAATTCGGCATTATTGCCTGCTTTAGAGTTTATGCGTATAGATAAAACCAAAGAGCCAGACTTCTTTTATATTAAGCAAAATTTTGCTTCAGTACTTAATAAAACTGAGGAAGCTACTATTTATATTACTCAAGGTTTTATCTGTTTAGATGAACATGGAGAAACTTCTAATTTACAGCGTGGAGGGAGTGATTATACAGCAACAATTATTGGCGCAGTAATAAAAGCTGAAGAAGTACAAATTTGGACAGATATAGACGGGATGCATAATAATGATCCAAGGCATGTTAGTAATACCAGCCCGATCTCTAATTTATCTTATGACGAAGCAGCAGAACTCGCTTATTTTGGAGCAAAAATACTACACCCTCAAACGGTAACTCCCGTAAGAGCAGACAATATTCCTGTGCGATTAAAAAACACAATGAATCCTAATGCTTACGGAACACTAATTAATAATGAGTATTCAGAAAATGGAATTAAAGCCATAGCAGCTAAAGATAATATTACTGCTATAAAAATTAAATCTGGACGTATGCTCTTAGCACATGGATTTCTTAAAAAAGTATTCGAAATTTTCGAAACTTATGAGACATCTATAGATATGATCACCACTTCAGAAATTGCTATTTCACTAACCATTGATGACGCTAGCAATTTAGATAAAATTATACCAGAATTAGAAAAATTTGCTAGTATTGAGGTCGATAAAAATCAAAGTATTGTCTGTTTAGTTGGACACTCTGTGGTAAACCATCAAGATACATTTAAACTGTTTCAAATATTACAGGATGTGAAGATAAGAATGATTTCTTATGGAGGTAGTAATAATAATATTTCCTTATTAATTCCTACTGAAGAAAAAGTATCTACCCTACAAAAGTTGCAAGATTATATTTTTAAATTAGTAAATTAA